One region of bacterium genomic DNA includes:
- a CDS encoding thiamine pyrophosphate-binding protein, with protein MNKKLIKLSDFVFNFIESIGVKHVFMLPGGACMHLVDSLGRNPNLDYICNLHEQACAIAADAYGQYTNNFGVALVTSGPGGTNTITGVAAAWLDSTSCIFISGQVKRSDMVGDRGVRQMGFQEIDIVRLVSPITKYAVTVKEPSTIRYHLEKATYLAKNRRPGPVWIDIPLDVQAMMIDEKKLVGFKPDEIEQPTNLDLLRQQVSKTIQLLNQSERPVMLVGNGVRLADGIEDFLKLIEILQVPVLTTWKAIDFIPETHKLFAGRPGAVGQRGANFSQQNSDFILIIGARLDFGQTGYNHRNFARGAKKVMVDIDSNEINKMDMPIDVPICSDAKAFIQEFIKQRDKIELIDRTNWLKKCKEWQAKYPVVLPEYWKQEGHVNNYVLVDVLSDEMSENDLLIPGSSGACSEVTMQAFRVKEGMRIFNSEGLGPMGFGIPASIGGCIASGRKRTVCIEGDGGFCLNMQELETVKRLNLPIKFFVLNNQGYASIRATQNNYFKGRLVASDPASGLTLPNVRKIADSFGIPSIQLNSHKDIREKVRQVLYMEGPVICEVVLSYEHVTAPKVSSYQKKDGSFVSRPLEDMAPFLDRKEFKENMLIPIIDDE; from the coding sequence GTGAATAAAAAATTAATCAAGCTTTCAGATTTCGTTTTCAATTTTATTGAGAGTATTGGTGTAAAACATGTTTTTATGCTTCCGGGTGGCGCTTGTATGCATCTTGTAGATTCGTTGGGGAGAAATCCAAATTTGGATTATATATGTAATCTTCATGAACAGGCCTGTGCTATTGCTGCAGACGCATATGGACAATACACGAATAATTTTGGGGTTGCTCTTGTTACCAGCGGTCCTGGAGGCACGAATACAATCACAGGTGTTGCAGCTGCCTGGCTTGACTCAACTTCATGTATATTCATCTCTGGACAAGTAAAGCGGTCTGATATGGTTGGAGATAGAGGTGTTAGACAAATGGGATTTCAGGAAATTGATATTGTAAGACTTGTATCTCCAATTACAAAATATGCTGTTACTGTGAAAGAGCCGTCAACTATCCGATACCATTTAGAGAAAGCGACTTATCTTGCAAAAAATAGAAGACCCGGCCCTGTATGGATTGATATTCCACTGGATGTTCAAGCAATGATGATTGACGAAAAAAAGTTAGTTGGATTTAAACCAGACGAAATAGAGCAACCAACAAATTTAGATTTACTCAGACAGCAAGTAAGTAAAACAATCCAGTTATTAAATCAATCTGAGAGGCCAGTAATGCTGGTTGGGAACGGTGTAAGACTTGCTGATGGTATAGAAGATTTCTTGAAGCTTATAGAGATTTTGCAGGTGCCTGTTCTGACAACCTGGAAAGCAATTGATTTTATTCCAGAGACACATAAGCTTTTTGCAGGGCGGCCCGGTGCTGTTGGTCAACGGGGCGCCAATTTTAGTCAACAAAATTCAGATTTCATCTTAATCATTGGGGCACGTCTTGACTTTGGGCAAACAGGATATAATCATAGGAATTTTGCACGGGGTGCAAAAAAAGTGATGGTCGACATTGATTCAAATGAAATCAATAAAATGGATATGCCTATTGATGTACCTATTTGCAGTGATGCGAAAGCGTTTATTCAAGAATTTATCAAACAGAGGGATAAAATAGAACTCATTGATAGAACTAACTGGTTAAAAAAATGTAAAGAGTGGCAGGCAAAGTATCCTGTCGTGTTGCCTGAATATTGGAAACAAGAAGGGCATGTAAATAACTATGTACTGGTTGATGTTTTATCTGATGAAATGTCTGAAAATGATTTGTTAATACCCGGAAGTTCAGGGGCATGTAGCGAAGTAACTATGCAGGCATTCAGAGTAAAAGAAGGGATGCGGATATTTAACAGTGAAGGACTTGGTCCAATGGGATTTGGGATACCTGCAAGTATTGGTGGGTGTATTGCAAGTGGTAGGAAAAGAACCGTATGCATTGAGGGTGACGGTGGATTTTGTTTGAATATGCAGGAATTGGAAACTGTAAAGAGATTAAACCTACCGATAAAATTTTTTGTCTTAAATAATCAAGGTTATGCCTCCATACGTGCAACTCAAAATAATTACTTTAAAGGTCGTCTTGTGGCTAGTGACCCTGCAAGTGGTTTAACATTGCCCAATGTAAGGAAAATTGCAGATAGTTTTGGAATCCCTTCTATACAATTGAATTCTCATAAGGATATTAGAGAGAAAGTCCGACAAGTATTATATATGGAGGGCCCAGTAATTTGTGAAGTAGTATTATCTTATGAACATGTTACTGCGCCGAAAGTATCTTCATACCAGAAAAAGGACGGCAGCTTTGTTTCCAGGCCGTTAGAGGACATGGCGCCGTTTCTGGACCGGAAAGAATTCAAAGAGAATATGCTGATTCCGATTATTGATGATGAATAA
- a CDS encoding N-acetylneuraminate synthase family protein, with protein MKVRDNIFHNLFIFEMANNHMGSVEHGLRIIREIHKVSKNFDFNFGFKLQYRHLDTFIHPDFKNRTDIKYIKRFQETRLTENQFKRLKNEITNLGFVSICTPFDKNSVDLIEKHGFDIIKIGSCSFTDWPLLERIAKSDKPIIASTAGSSLDEIDKVVSFFQHREKQLAIMHCVGEYPTKAENLQLNQIDLFIKRYPDITVGFSTHEDPNNMDAIKIAIAKGASIFEKHVAVETDEFPKNAYSATPEQIAQWLKSANLAFQMCGICGERAKFTKKELADLRQFRRGVFASKRILKGERIDLSNTFFAFPNQDNQLVANDMSKYTEYNAEKDFNINEPIMFENVKVTETREKIYSIVQKVKKLLKKGKVIVPGKASLEISHHYGVDRFDEYGVTMITVVNREYCKKLIIVLPNQKHPEQYHKEKEETFVILYGDILLSLDGKEQKYSSGDVITIKRGVRHSFATKTGAIIEEISSTHYNEDSYYTDKTILKNKNRKTYLTYWME; from the coding sequence ATGAAAGTAAGGGATAATATTTTTCATAACTTGTTTATTTTTGAGATGGCTAATAACCATATGGGAAGTGTTGAACATGGCTTAAGGATTATTAGAGAGATACATAAGGTCAGTAAGAATTTTGACTTCAATTTTGGATTTAAACTTCAGTATCGGCATTTAGATACATTTATCCATCCAGATTTTAAGAACAGAACCGATATAAAGTATATCAAACGTTTTCAAGAAACACGACTTACTGAAAATCAATTTAAGAGGTTAAAAAATGAAATTACTAATCTTGGTTTTGTCTCAATTTGCACACCTTTTGATAAGAATTCAGTTGATTTGATAGAAAAACATGGTTTTGATATTATTAAAATTGGCAGCTGTTCCTTTACTGATTGGCCTTTATTGGAGAGAATTGCTAAATCGGACAAACCGATTATTGCTTCAACAGCTGGTTCATCTTTGGATGAAATTGATAAAGTAGTTAGTTTTTTCCAGCATAGAGAAAAACAACTGGCAATTATGCATTGTGTTGGAGAGTATCCCACGAAGGCAGAAAATTTACAATTAAATCAAATTGATTTATTTATAAAACGATATCCTGATATAACGGTTGGGTTTTCAACTCATGAAGATCCTAACAATATGGATGCCATAAAAATTGCTATAGCCAAAGGTGCGAGTATATTTGAGAAGCATGTCGCCGTTGAGACAGATGAGTTTCCAAAAAATGCTTATTCAGCGACTCCAGAGCAAATTGCACAATGGTTGAAGTCAGCCAATTTAGCTTTTCAAATGTGTGGTATTTGTGGTGAAAGGGCAAAGTTTACTAAAAAGGAACTGGCTGACCTTAGACAATTTAGACGTGGCGTTTTTGCAAGTAAGAGGATTTTAAAAGGAGAAAGGATAGATTTATCAAATACATTTTTTGCATTCCCTAATCAGGATAATCAACTGGTTGCCAATGATATGTCCAAGTACACTGAATATAATGCGGAGAAGGATTTCAATATCAATGAGCCGATAATGTTTGAAAATGTTAAAGTGACAGAAACAAGGGAAAAAATTTATTCAATTGTGCAAAAGGTAAAAAAATTATTAAAGAAAGGAAAAGTGATTGTCCCTGGTAAAGCAAGTTTGGAGATTTCCCATCATTATGGAGTTGACCGTTTTGATGAATATGGAGTTACTATGATTACAGTGGTTAATCGTGAATATTGTAAAAAATTAATTATCGTTTTACCTAACCAAAAACATCCTGAGCAATATCATAAAGAGAAAGAAGAAACCTTTGTCATCCTTTATGGTGATATTTTGTTGAGTCTTGATGGAAAAGAACAAAAATACAGTTCAGGGGATGTTATAACAATAAAACGTGGTGTAAGACATAGTTTCGCAACAAAAACAGGTGCCATAATTGAAGAAATCTCATCTACGCATTATAATGAGGATTCTTATTATACTGATAAAACGATATTAAAGAATAAGAATCGTAAAACCTATCTAACCTATTGGATGGAATAG
- the rfbG gene encoding CDP-glucose 4,6-dehydratase, producing the protein MFNNSYKNKVVLVTGHTGFKGSWLSIWLKELGANVIGYALEPYTKDDNFVVTNLKEKITHIIGDVRDYKKLKAVFDKYKPEFVFHLAAQSLVIESYKNPRETYETNILGTVNIFEAAHQTNSVKVIINVTSDKCYDNKGWVWGYRENDPMGGYDPYSSSKGCSELVTAAYRNSFFNPQEFEKHAKSLSSVRSGNVIGGGDWRKHRIIPDCVRAFKKGEPIEVRNPDAIRPWQHVLEPLWGYLLLGSKMYEKPKKYCGAWNFGPNSDSIITVRKLVELFIKKYGQGSWRTAPDESPHEIKTLTLDINKARTYLNWSPIWSIEKCIEKTVEWYKKSDKDDLYDICVAQINDYISDMEKC; encoded by the coding sequence ATGTTCAACAATTCTTACAAAAATAAAGTTGTTTTAGTAACAGGGCACACTGGCTTTAAGGGGTCTTGGCTTTCCATTTGGTTGAAGGAGCTTGGTGCAAATGTTATAGGATATGCATTGGAGCCTTATACAAAGGATGATAATTTTGTTGTTACTAATCTAAAAGAGAAGATTACCCATATTATTGGAGATGTGAGAGATTACAAAAAACTAAAAGCTGTCTTTGATAAATATAAACCAGAGTTCGTTTTTCATCTTGCTGCTCAATCCTTAGTTATAGAATCTTATAAAAATCCCAGAGAAACATATGAGACTAATATATTAGGAACAGTCAATATCTTTGAGGCAGCTCACCAGACTAATTCAGTGAAAGTTATCATAAATGTGACCAGTGACAAATGTTATGATAACAAGGGGTGGGTCTGGGGATACCGTGAAAATGATCCAATGGGAGGATATGACCCTTATAGTTCCAGTAAGGGATGTTCTGAACTTGTGACTGCTGCTTACAGGAATTCATTTTTTAATCCTCAAGAATTTGAAAAGCACGCAAAAAGTTTATCTTCCGTAAGGTCAGGCAATGTGATTGGTGGTGGCGACTGGCGAAAACATAGAATCATCCCTGATTGTGTAAGGGCATTTAAAAAAGGGGAACCAATTGAGGTAAGAAACCCTGATGCTATCCGGCCATGGCAACATGTGCTGGAGCCATTATGGGGCTATTTACTTTTGGGTTCAAAAATGTATGAAAAGCCAAAAAAATATTGTGGGGCATGGAATTTTGGCCCAAATAGCGATTCAATAATTACAGTAAGAAAATTAGTGGAACTATTTATAAAAAAATACGGTCAAGGGAGTTGGAGGACTGCTCCAGACGAATCTCCCCATGAGATAAAAACTTTAACTTTAGATATAAACAAAGCACGAACCTATCTAAATTGGAGTCCTATATGGAGTATTGAAAAATGTATTGAAAAGACAGTTGAGTGGTATAAAAAGAGTGACAAAGATGATTTATATGATATTTGTGTTGCCCAAATAAATGATTACATTTCAGATATGGAGAAATGCTGA
- the rfbF gene encoding glucose-1-phosphate cytidylyltransferase, translated as MKTIILCGGIGMRLKEETEYRPKPMVEIGGKPILWHIMNIYAHYGFKEFVLALGFKGDVIRNYFLNYEFYNSDFTVTLSSHKNIKIHRTHPEVGWKVTLVETGDKAMTGARIKRCEKYISEDNFMVTYGDGLGDVNLNKLVKFHMSHGAIGTLIGINPPTRWGELITKGNDVIEFREKPKVHGLEGDINGGFMVFRKELFKYLTSDDNCVFEKEPLERLAREKQLKVYHHDGFWQCMDTYRDYLLLNEIWESGKIPWQPSD; from the coding sequence TTGAAAACAATAATCCTTTGTGGTGGAATTGGGATGAGACTGAAAGAGGAGACCGAATATCGGCCCAAGCCAATGGTTGAGATTGGAGGGAAGCCAATTTTATGGCATATTATGAATATATACGCTCATTATGGATTCAAGGAGTTTGTTTTAGCACTGGGTTTTAAAGGCGATGTTATTAGAAATTATTTTCTTAATTATGAGTTTTATAATTCAGATTTTACAGTGACTTTGAGTAGTCATAAGAATATCAAAATCCACAGAACTCATCCAGAGGTTGGATGGAAAGTTACTTTAGTTGAAACTGGTGACAAAGCTATGACTGGCGCAAGAATTAAGAGGTGCGAAAAGTATATTTCAGAAGATAACTTTATGGTTACTTATGGAGATGGATTAGGAGATGTAAATTTGAATAAATTAGTCAAGTTCCATATGAGTCATGGAGCTATTGGAACCCTTATTGGTATAAATCCACCTACTCGTTGGGGAGAATTAATTACAAAGGGCAATGATGTTATAGAATTTAGGGAGAAGCCAAAAGTCCATGGTTTAGAGGGTGATATAAATGGTGGGTTTATGGTATTTCGTAAAGAACTCTTTAAATATCTAACATCAGATGATAATTGTGTTTTTGAGAAAGAACCTCTTGAGCGATTAGCGAGAGAGAAGCAATTAAAAGTTTACCACCATGATGGCTTCTGGCAATGTATGGATACATATCGTGATTATTTATTATTGAACGAAATTTGGGAAAGTGGTAAGATACCATGGCAACCTAGCGATTGA
- a CDS encoding class I SAM-dependent methyltransferase yields the protein MGTFTYHSARLGAQALGIDYSMKSIEVAKYLCKYYNMEDKVRFILADATTTLPLKENLFDKIVAADFIEHITDKQKENLVKEMIRVSNEVGTIVIFTPNEIREFISFLY from the coding sequence ATTGGAACATTTACTTATCACTCGGCAAGACTTGGTGCTCAAGCATTAGGTATCGATTATTCAATGAAATCAATTGAAGTAGCTAAGTATTTATGTAAATATTATAACATGGAAGATAAGGTAAGATTTATATTAGCTGATGCAACAACAACTTTACCTCTCAAAGAGAATCTCTTTGATAAAATAGTAGCTGCAGATTTTATTGAACATATCACTGATAAGCAGAAAGAAAATTTAGTTAAAGAGATGATACGCGTGTCCAATGAAGTGGGCACTATAGTGATATTTACTCCTAATGAGATTCGAGAGTTTATAAGTTTCTTATATTGA